One window of Penaeus chinensis breed Huanghai No. 1 chromosome 3, ASM1920278v2, whole genome shotgun sequence genomic DNA carries:
- the LOC125038668 gene encoding uncharacterized protein LOC125038668, with protein sequence CGWASFCREVLISWCLTNSADKIGGPGTILEIDESKFGKRKYNVGRLIEGQWVYGGVCRECWNFFFIPVPSRDAETLLAIIKDRVKEGTTIISDCWKAYSCLKKEGFQHLTVNHSLNFVDPVTAAHTNTIERKWREAKAKVPHYGRRKYHFSGYLARTMFQMSIPDSNQRLHRFLLAAAKLYPPQ encoded by the coding sequence TGTGGCTGGGCAAGTTTTTGCCGCGAAGTGCTGATTTCGTGGTGTTTAACAAATAGTGCTGATAAAATTGGTGGCCCTGGCACGATTTTAGAAATTGACGAATCTAAATTTGGCAAAAGAAAGTACAACGTCGGCAGATTGATTGAGGGCCAGTGGGTTTATGGTGGGGTGTGCCGTGAatgttggaattttttttttattccggtgCCCTCCAGAGATGCTGAGACCCTTCTGGCAATTATAAAAGACCGTGTGAAAGAAGGGACCACCATCATTAGCGACTGCTGGAAGGCATATAGCTGTCTAAAGAAAGAGGGGTTTCAACACCTGACAGTTAACCATTCCCTCAACTTCGTGGATCCCGTCACTGCGGCTCATACAAACACCATCGAGCGTAAGTGGCGGGAAGCGAAGGCCAAAGTACCGCATTACGGCAGGAGGAAATACCATTTTTCTGGCTATCTGGCACGTACTATGTTTCAAATGAGCATCCCAGATTCAAACCAGAGACTGCATCGCTTCCTCCTTGCTGCTGCTAAATTGTACCCTCCGCAGTAA